The Cronobacter sakazakii genome has a window encoding:
- the pncA gene encoding bifunctional nicotinamidase/pyrazinamidase: protein MNSRALLLVDLQNDFCAGGALAVAEGDSTVDIANAMIEWCQSRGEPVVASQDWHPANHGSFASVQHAEPFTQGTLDGLPQTWWPDHCIQESDGAALHPLLNQKAIEQRFYKGENPAIDSYSAFFDNGHRQKTALDAWLREHGVSELIVMGLATDYCVKYTVLDALSLGYTVNVITDGCRGVNLTPQASMLAFQEMAASGATLYTLDDWRETQA, encoded by the coding sequence ATGAATTCACGCGCCCTGCTGCTGGTGGATCTGCAAAATGATTTTTGCGCCGGCGGCGCGCTGGCGGTCGCGGAAGGCGACAGCACGGTGGATATCGCGAACGCGATGATTGAATGGTGCCAGAGCCGCGGCGAGCCGGTGGTGGCAAGCCAGGACTGGCACCCGGCGAATCACGGCAGCTTTGCTTCTGTCCAGCACGCCGAGCCGTTCACGCAAGGCACGCTGGACGGCCTGCCGCAGACCTGGTGGCCCGATCACTGCATTCAGGAGAGCGACGGCGCGGCGCTCCATCCGCTGCTGAACCAGAAGGCCATTGAGCAGCGCTTTTACAAAGGCGAAAACCCGGCGATTGACAGCTACAGCGCGTTTTTCGATAACGGGCACCGCCAGAAAACCGCGCTCGACGCCTGGCTTCGCGAGCATGGCGTAAGCGAGTTGATCGTCATGGGGCTTGCCACCGACTACTGCGTCAAATACACGGTGCTCGACGCGCTGAGCCTGGGGTATACGGTGAACGTGATTACCGACGGCTGCCGCGGCGTTAACCTGACGCCGCAGGCCAGTATGCTGGCGTTTCAGGAGATGGCGGCGAGTGGCGCCACGCTCTATACGCTTGACGACTGGCGCGAAACGCAGGCATAA
- the sppA gene encoding signal peptide peptidase SppA yields MRTLWRIIAGFFKWTWRLLNIIRELVMNLLFLLLVLVCVGVWMQFNSGPSEPGRGALLLNISGVVVDKPSVNNKLGALGRQLFGASSDRLQENSLFDIVNAIRQAKDDRNITGIVLDLKDFARADQPSMQYIGKALREFRDAGKPVYAIGDSYSQGQYYLASFANKIWLSPQGTVDLHGFATNGLYYKSLLDKLKVTTHVFRVGTYKSAVEPFIRDDMSPAAREADSRWIGELWQNYLGTIAANRQVPASQIFPGAQAMIAGLEAAGGDTAKYALDNKLVDELASSATVDKALVKQFGWSDKDKDFRAVSIYDYPLNKPSEQGESIAVVFANGAIMDGEETPGNVGGDTTAAQIRDARLDPKVKAIVLRVNSPGGSVTASETIRQELAAAKEAGKPVVVSMGGMAASGGYWISTPANYIVANPSTLTGSIGIFGVINTVENSLDAIGVHTDGVATSPLADVSVTKALPPEVQKLMQLTIENGYQRFIGLVAQSRNKTPQQIDQIAQGHVWTGEDAKQNGLVDSLGDFDDAVKKAAELAKLKSWHLDFYQDEPGFIDMVIANLTGSVHAMLPQALQAWLPAPVADAALAAKKEGDKLAAFNDPQNRYAFCLTCGDVR; encoded by the coding sequence ATGCGTACCCTTTGGCGAATTATTGCCGGATTCTTTAAGTGGACCTGGCGCCTGCTCAATATCATCAGAGAGCTGGTGATGAATCTGCTGTTTCTCCTGCTGGTGCTGGTGTGCGTCGGCGTCTGGATGCAGTTTAACAGCGGCCCGTCTGAGCCTGGACGCGGCGCGCTGCTGCTTAATATCAGCGGCGTGGTGGTGGATAAACCGTCGGTCAATAATAAGCTTGGCGCGCTGGGCCGTCAGCTCTTTGGCGCAAGCTCCGACCGCTTACAGGAAAATTCGCTGTTTGATATCGTCAACGCGATCCGCCAGGCGAAAGACGACCGCAATATCACCGGCATCGTGCTGGATCTGAAAGATTTCGCCAGGGCCGATCAGCCATCGATGCAGTATATCGGTAAGGCGCTGCGCGAATTCCGCGACGCCGGTAAGCCGGTGTATGCGATTGGCGATAGCTACAGTCAGGGCCAGTATTACCTCGCGAGCTTCGCCAATAAGATTTGGCTCTCGCCGCAGGGCACCGTCGATCTGCACGGCTTCGCCACCAATGGCCTCTACTACAAATCGCTGCTCGATAAGCTCAAAGTGACTACGCATGTGTTCCGCGTCGGCACCTATAAATCCGCCGTCGAGCCGTTTATCCGCGACGATATGTCACCCGCCGCTCGTGAGGCGGACAGCCGCTGGATTGGCGAGCTGTGGCAGAACTATCTCGGCACGATCGCGGCTAACCGTCAGGTACCGGCAAGCCAGATCTTCCCTGGCGCGCAGGCGATGATCGCGGGCCTTGAAGCCGCTGGCGGCGATACCGCGAAATATGCGCTCGACAATAAGCTGGTGGATGAGCTCGCAAGCAGCGCGACTGTCGACAAAGCGCTGGTGAAACAGTTTGGCTGGAGCGACAAGGATAAAGATTTCCGCGCCGTCAGCATTTACGACTACCCGCTGAACAAGCCGTCCGAACAGGGCGAGAGCATCGCCGTGGTGTTCGCTAACGGCGCCATCATGGATGGCGAAGAAACGCCGGGGAATGTCGGCGGCGATACCACCGCCGCGCAGATCCGCGACGCGCGTCTTGACCCGAAAGTAAAAGCCATTGTGCTGCGGGTGAACAGCCCTGGCGGAAGCGTGACCGCCTCTGAAACCATCCGCCAGGAGCTGGCGGCGGCGAAAGAAGCCGGTAAACCGGTGGTGGTGTCGATGGGCGGCATGGCGGCGTCCGGCGGTTACTGGATCTCCACACCCGCTAACTATATCGTTGCGAACCCCAGTACGCTCACCGGCTCTATCGGCATCTTTGGTGTTATCAACACCGTGGAAAACAGCCTGGATGCGATTGGCGTGCATACCGACGGCGTGGCGACCTCACCGCTGGCAGATGTGTCGGTGACCAAAGCGCTGCCACCGGAAGTGCAGAAGCTGATGCAGTTGACTATCGAAAACGGTTATCAGCGCTTTATCGGCCTGGTGGCGCAGTCGCGTAACAAAACCCCGCAGCAGATTGACCAGATAGCGCAGGGCCACGTCTGGACGGGTGAAGACGCGAAGCAAAACGGTCTGGTGGACAGTCTCGGCGATTTCGACGACGCCGTGAAGAAAGCCGCCGAGCTTGCGAAGCTGAAATCCTGGCATCTCGATTTCTACCAGGATGAGCCGGGCTTTATCGATATGGTGATTGCCAACCTGACCGGCTCGGTGCACGCGATGCTGCCGCAGGCGCTTCAGGCCTGGCTGCCTGCGCCAGTGGCCGATGCGGCGCTGGCGGCGAAGAAGGAAGGCGATAAGCTCGCGGCCTTTAACGATCCGCAGAACCGTTACGCCTTCTGCCTTACCTGCGGCGACGTGCGCTAA
- the ansA gene encoding asparaginase, translating to MQKKSIYVAYTGGTIGMQRSEHGYIPVSGHLQQQLAQMPEFHRPEMPDFTIHEYAPLMDSSDMTPQDWQHIAEDIKAHYDEYDGFVILHGTDTMAFTASALSFMLENLSKPVIVTGSQIPLAELRSDGQINLLNSLYVAANYPISEVTLFFNNRLYRGNRTTKAHADGFDAFASPNLPPLLEAGIHIRRLNTPPAPHGHGELCVHTITPQPIGVVTIYPGISADVVRNFLRQPVRALILRSYGVGNAPQHGDFLKELQEACSRGIVVVNLTQCMSGKVNMGGYATGNALAHAGVISGFDMTVEATLTKLHYLLSQGLEPQAIREAMMRNLRGELTPDD from the coding sequence ATGCAAAAGAAATCGATTTACGTTGCCTATACCGGCGGCACCATCGGTATGCAACGCTCCGAACACGGCTACATTCCCGTCTCCGGCCATCTCCAGCAGCAGCTCGCCCAGATGCCGGAGTTCCACCGCCCCGAAATGCCGGATTTCACCATTCACGAATATGCGCCCCTGATGGACTCGTCCGATATGACGCCGCAGGACTGGCAGCATATCGCCGAAGATATCAAAGCCCATTACGATGAATATGACGGCTTCGTTATCCTGCATGGCACCGATACGATGGCGTTCACGGCGTCGGCGCTCTCGTTTATGCTGGAAAATCTGAGCAAGCCGGTTATCGTTACAGGCTCGCAGATCCCGCTCGCGGAGCTGCGCTCCGACGGGCAGATCAACCTGCTTAACTCACTCTATGTGGCGGCGAACTACCCGATTAGCGAAGTGACGCTGTTCTTCAACAACCGGCTCTATCGTGGCAACCGTACCACCAAAGCCCACGCTGACGGTTTCGACGCGTTCGCTTCTCCTAATCTGCCGCCGCTGCTGGAAGCGGGCATTCATATTCGTCGCCTGAATACGCCGCCCGCGCCTCACGGCCACGGCGAGTTATGCGTGCATACCATTACGCCGCAGCCTATCGGCGTAGTGACTATCTATCCGGGGATCTCCGCTGACGTGGTGCGTAACTTTTTACGCCAGCCGGTGCGGGCGCTGATCCTGCGCTCTTATGGCGTCGGTAACGCGCCCCAGCACGGCGATTTCCTGAAAGAGTTGCAGGAAGCGTGCTCGCGCGGGATTGTGGTGGTTAACCTGACGCAGTGTATGTCCGGTAAAGTCAACATGGGCGGCTACGCCACCGGCAACGCGCTGGCCCATGCGGGCGTTATCAGCGGTTTCGACATGACCGTCGAGGCGACGCTTACCAAACTGCACTATCTGTTAAGCCAGGGGCTGGAGCCGCAGGCGATTCGCGAAGCGATGATGCGCAACCTGCGCGGCGAGCTGACCCCGGACGACTAA
- a CDS encoding DNA topoisomerase III, with translation MRLFIAEKPSLGRAIADVLPKPHRRGDGFIECGNGQVVTWCVGHLLEQAQPDAYDSRYGRWNLADLPIVPEKWQLQPKPSVAKQLNVIKKLLREAQEIVHAGDPDREGQLLVDEVLDYLQLPAEKRQQVRRCLINDLNPQAVERAIDKLRENREFVPLSTSALARARADWLYGINMTRAYTLLGQNAGYQGVLSVGRVQTPVLGLVVRRDEEIENFVAKDFFEVKAHIVTPAQERFTALWQPSEACEPYQDEEGRLLNRALAEHVVKRIEGQPAVVTSYNDKRESEAAPLPFSLSTLQIEAARRFNLSAQTVLDICQKLYETHKLITYPRSDCRYLPEEHFAGRHAVLKAIGVHAPDLLPQPAVDPERRNRCWDDKKVDAHHAIIPTARSAPASLSDGEAKIYGLIARQYLMQFCQDAQFRKCVIELEIAGGKFIAKARFLAETGWRALLGAKERDEENDGTPLPVVAKGDELHCEHGEVVERQTQPPRHFTDATLLSAMTGIARFVQDKDLKKILRATDGLGTEATRAGIIELLFKRGFLEKQGRYIHSTPAGKALIHALPELAARPDMTAQWESTLTQISEKQCRYQDFMQPLVQTLYTLIDQARSAPVRQFRGLVAPQQAQKRRAGKGGKKPASRKRGSAQPAAE, from the coding sequence ATGCGGTTGTTTATTGCCGAAAAGCCCAGTCTGGGGCGCGCCATCGCCGACGTGTTGCCGAAACCGCACCGCCGGGGCGACGGGTTTATTGAGTGCGGGAACGGCCAGGTGGTCACCTGGTGCGTCGGACACCTGCTGGAGCAGGCGCAGCCGGACGCCTATGACAGCCGCTATGGCCGCTGGAATCTCGCCGACTTACCCATCGTGCCGGAAAAGTGGCAGCTCCAGCCGAAACCGTCGGTTGCAAAGCAGCTTAATGTGATTAAAAAGCTGCTGCGCGAGGCGCAGGAGATTGTTCACGCAGGCGACCCGGACCGCGAAGGGCAACTGCTGGTGGATGAAGTGCTCGACTACCTGCAACTGCCCGCGGAAAAGCGCCAGCAGGTGCGCCGCTGCCTGATTAACGATCTCAACCCGCAGGCGGTGGAGCGCGCTATCGATAAACTGCGCGAGAACCGCGAGTTTGTGCCGCTCAGCACCTCGGCGCTCGCCCGCGCCCGCGCGGACTGGCTTTACGGCATTAACATGACGCGCGCTTATACGCTGCTCGGGCAGAACGCGGGCTACCAGGGCGTGCTCTCGGTAGGCCGCGTCCAGACGCCCGTGCTGGGGCTGGTGGTGCGGCGCGACGAAGAGATAGAAAACTTTGTCGCCAAAGATTTCTTTGAGGTCAAAGCGCACATCGTCACGCCCGCGCAGGAGCGCTTTACCGCGCTCTGGCAGCCGAGCGAGGCCTGCGAGCCGTACCAGGATGAAGAGGGGCGGCTCCTCAACCGCGCGCTGGCGGAGCATGTCGTTAAGCGTATAGAAGGGCAGCCAGCGGTTGTCACCAGCTATAACGACAAGCGCGAAAGCGAAGCCGCGCCGCTGCCGTTCTCCCTCTCGACGCTGCAAATCGAGGCCGCCAGACGCTTCAACCTGAGCGCGCAGACGGTGCTGGATATCTGCCAGAAGCTATACGAAACCCACAAACTCATTACGTATCCGCGCTCCGACTGCCGCTATCTGCCGGAAGAACATTTCGCGGGCCGTCATGCGGTGCTGAAGGCGATTGGCGTTCACGCGCCGGATCTCCTGCCGCAGCCCGCGGTCGATCCGGAGCGCCGTAATCGCTGCTGGGATGACAAAAAAGTGGACGCCCACCACGCCATTATCCCGACCGCCCGCAGCGCGCCCGCGTCGCTCTCTGACGGCGAGGCGAAAATCTACGGGCTTATTGCCCGTCAGTACCTGATGCAATTCTGCCAGGACGCGCAGTTCCGCAAATGCGTGATTGAACTTGAAATCGCGGGCGGCAAATTCATCGCCAAAGCGCGTTTTCTGGCGGAGACGGGCTGGCGCGCGCTGCTTGGCGCTAAAGAGCGCGACGAAGAGAACGACGGTACGCCGCTGCCGGTGGTGGCTAAAGGCGACGAGCTGCACTGCGAGCATGGTGAAGTGGTTGAACGCCAGACCCAGCCGCCGCGCCACTTTACCGACGCCACGCTGCTCTCGGCCATGACCGGCATCGCGCGTTTCGTGCAGGATAAAGATCTGAAGAAGATCCTGCGCGCCACCGACGGACTTGGCACCGAAGCGACCCGCGCGGGCATTATCGAGCTTTTATTTAAGCGCGGTTTTCTTGAAAAGCAGGGGCGCTATATTCATTCGACGCCCGCCGGGAAAGCGCTGATCCACGCGCTGCCGGAGCTTGCCGCACGCCCGGACATGACCGCGCAGTGGGAATCGACGCTGACGCAAATCAGCGAGAAACAGTGCCGCTATCAGGATTTCATGCAGCCGCTGGTGCAGACGCTCTACACGCTGATTGACCAGGCGCGCAGCGCCCCGGTGCGCCAGTTCCGCGGTCTGGTGGCGCCCCAGCAGGCTCAAAAACGCCGAGCGGGCAAGGGCGGCAAAAAGCCGGCGTCCCGCAAGCGCGGCAGCGCCCAGCCTGCGGCGGAGTAA
- a CDS encoding NAD(P)H nitroreductase, which produces MDALDMLVNRRSASRLAEPAPTGDALENILRAGMRAPDHGTLQPWRFFVIEGEGRERFSALLEKAAIADGQDEKAIDKARNAPFRAPLIITVVAHCEEHHKVPRWEQVVSAGCAVMAMQMAALAQGFNGIWRSGPFTDNALVREAFACREQDQIVGFLYLGTPQLKASTTINLPDTAPFVRHF; this is translated from the coding sequence ATGGATGCATTAGATATGCTGGTCAACCGCCGCAGCGCCTCACGTCTCGCTGAGCCTGCGCCAACGGGCGACGCGCTGGAAAACATTCTGCGGGCGGGCATGCGCGCGCCGGATCACGGCACACTGCAGCCGTGGCGTTTCTTTGTTATCGAAGGCGAAGGGCGCGAGCGCTTCAGCGCGCTGCTGGAAAAAGCCGCCATCGCTGACGGCCAGGATGAAAAAGCCATCGACAAAGCCCGCAACGCGCCGTTTCGCGCGCCGCTTATCATCACTGTGGTGGCGCATTGCGAAGAGCACCACAAAGTGCCGCGCTGGGAGCAGGTGGTCAGTGCCGGTTGCGCGGTGATGGCGATGCAGATGGCGGCGCTCGCCCAGGGCTTTAACGGCATCTGGCGCAGCGGGCCGTTCACCGATAACGCTCTGGTGCGTGAGGCTTTTGCGTGCCGCGAACAGGATCAGATTGTCGGTTTTCTCTACCTCGGCACCCCGCAGCTGAAGGCCTCCACCACGATTAACCTGCCGGACACCGCCCCCTTCGTGCGTCATTTCTGA
- a CDS encoding YeaC family protein — protein MNLEDLISSMTPEVYERLATAVELGKWPDGVALTPEQKENSLQLVMLWQMRHNTNPQHMTIGTDGQLVMKSKQQLKAEFGINQQPIATLKPE, from the coding sequence ATGAACCTGGAAGACCTGATTAGCAGCATGACGCCGGAGGTTTACGAGCGTCTCGCGACCGCCGTAGAACTCGGAAAATGGCCCGACGGCGTGGCGCTGACGCCCGAGCAGAAAGAAAACAGCCTGCAACTGGTGATGCTCTGGCAGATGCGCCACAACACCAATCCGCAGCATATGACGATCGGCACGGACGGCCAGCTGGTGATGAAAAGCAAGCAGCAGCTGAAGGCGGAGTTCGGTATCAATCAGCAGCCTATCGCCACGCTCAAGCCTGAATGA
- the selD gene encoding selenide, water dikinase SelD, whose translation MSEQAIRLTQYSHGAGCGCKISPKVLETILHSDQAKFIDPNLLVGNETRDDAAVYDLGNGTSVISTTDFFMPIVDNPFDFGRIAATNAISDIYAMGGKPIMAIAILGWPVNTLAPEIAREVVEGGRFACQQAGIALAGGHSIDAPEPIFGLAVTGVVPTERVKKNSTAEAGCKLFLTKPLGIGVLTTAEKKSLLRPEHQNLATEVMCTMNKTGADFAEIDGVRAMTDVTGFGLLGHLSEVCQGAGLQAELWYEAVPKLPGVEEYIAQGAVPGGTSRNFASYGHLMGDMPDAWRSLLCDPQTSGGLLLAVEPAAEAQVQAVAAEHGITLSAIGELKTARGGRPMVEIR comes from the coding sequence ATGAGTGAGCAAGCGATTCGTCTGACCCAGTACAGCCACGGAGCAGGTTGCGGTTGTAAAATTTCCCCGAAAGTGCTGGAAACCATCCTGCACAGCGATCAGGCGAAGTTTATCGACCCCAACTTGCTTGTCGGCAACGAAACGCGCGACGACGCGGCGGTGTACGATCTCGGCAACGGCACGAGCGTTATCAGCACCACGGATTTCTTCATGCCCATCGTGGACAACCCGTTCGATTTTGGCCGTATCGCTGCGACCAACGCCATCAGCGACATCTACGCGATGGGCGGCAAACCGATCATGGCGATTGCGATCCTCGGCTGGCCGGTTAACACGCTCGCGCCGGAAATCGCGCGCGAGGTCGTGGAAGGCGGGCGCTTTGCGTGTCAGCAGGCGGGCATTGCGCTCGCGGGCGGCCACTCCATCGACGCGCCGGAGCCGATTTTCGGCCTGGCGGTCACAGGCGTCGTGCCGACCGAACGCGTGAAGAAAAACAGCACCGCCGAGGCGGGCTGCAAACTCTTTCTCACCAAGCCGCTGGGTATCGGCGTGCTGACCACCGCTGAGAAAAAATCGCTGCTGCGCCCGGAACATCAAAATCTTGCGACAGAAGTGATGTGCACCATGAATAAAACGGGCGCTGATTTCGCAGAGATCGACGGCGTGAGAGCGATGACGGATGTCACCGGCTTCGGGCTGCTGGGGCACCTCAGCGAAGTATGCCAGGGCGCGGGCCTGCAGGCGGAGCTCTGGTATGAGGCCGTGCCGAAATTGCCAGGCGTTGAAGAATACATCGCGCAGGGCGCGGTGCCGGGCGGCACCAGCCGTAACTTTGCGAGCTACGGCCACCTGATGGGCGATATGCCGGACGCCTGGCGCAGCCTGCTGTGCGATCCGCAAACCTCCGGCGGCCTGCTGCTGGCGGTGGAGCCCGCCGCAGAAGCGCAGGTGCAGGCCGTGGCGGCGGAGCATGGCATCACGCTTAGCGCCATCGGCGAGTTGAAAACCGCGCGCGGCGGCCGTCCGATGGTGGAGATTCGCTAA